A segment of the Candidatus Protochlamydia naegleriophila genome:
TGAAGAATTGCCAGCCACCTTTGTCACCATAGGTGGGCAAAATATTGAAAAAGCCGTCCGCACCCTATTAGAAAAAGAAGAAATTGATTTTGAGCGCATCAGCGTCTATGCAACGCCAAGAAGATTGGCTGTTTATGTCCACCAGTTAGCCAAAGGAAAACCTTCTCAATCGATAGAGAAAAAAGGCCCTCCACTAGATCAAGCCTATCATCCAAATGGCGAGATCAAACCTGCAGGAGAGGGCTTTTTCCGCTCCTTAGGCCTTCCAGCCCCAACATTGAAAGCGATTCAACAGCAGAAAATTGGTGGTGTAGAGATCCGCTCCCTCAAAGGAATTTCCTATTTATTCGGAACTCTCTATCAAGAGGGAAGAGCTACAGCCGCTATCTTGGCAGAGCGTCTCCCGCAGCTCATTCTTGGACTAGACTTTCCTAAAAAAATGCGCTGGGCAGATTTAGATTTACTTTATGCTCGTCCTCTTCACTGGATTATAGCCCTCTTTGGAAGCGACGTCATTCCTATGCAAGTCGGCCCCCTTTCTTCTGGACGCACAACGTATGGACACAGACAATTAGCCCCCGGGCCTAATAACCTGGAAAATGCGCGTGACTATTTAAAGGTATTGCGTCAACAATCGGTCATGGCCGACCCAAATGAGCGCCAAGAATCGATTTTAGAACAATTAGCCGAACTAGAAGCAAAAAATGAAATTAAAATCATCGAAAGGGAAAGAGTCATTCCGCAGGTTTTGAATTTGGTCGAATGGCCCTATCTTACCCTATCAACCTTTCAATCTGGCTTCTTAAAGGCCCCTAAAGAGGTTTTAATTTCCGAGATGGTGGAGCACCAAAAGTACTTCCCAGTCGTCAATCCAGACGATTCTCTAAAAAATCTTTTTGTGATCACAGCCAATATCGTGCCAACTGAGCAAATCCGCCAAGGAAACCAAAAAGTTATCTCTGCCCGTTTATCAGATGGTGTATTCCTTTATGAAGAAGACCTGAAAGTTAAACTCGAAGATTTTAATGAAAAACTCAAAAAAGTAACCTTCCAGAAAGAGCTCGGGACGGTCTATCAAAAAGTAGAACGGATCATCGCCCACGCCAAGGTTCTGCAAAAAATGCTTAACATCAGCACGCCCGCTCGAGTCGAGCGCGCCGCCTTGCTTTCCAAAGCAGACCTCGCCTCTAATATGGTCTACGAATTCCCTGAACTACAAGGGACGATTGGACGCTACTACGCCTTGGCTCAAAAAGAAGAACCCGAAATAGCTCAAGCCATTGACGAGCAGTGGATGCCTCGCGGCGAAAATGCTCCCTTGCCGGAAAGTGAAACGGGAACGATCATTAGCTTGTCCGATAAACTCGACAATTTGATTGGCTGCTTTAGCGTAGGGCTCAAACCGACCTCGTCCTCTGATCCTTATGCATTGCGTCGTCAAGTGCTTGGTATGATCAAAATGCTGATTAAAGGACACTATGCACTTCCGCTGAAAGAGTGCTTATTACAATGCATCGAACATTTCCCGGCAGAAATCGTGAAGGACAAAAAGCAAATCGTCGATGACCTCTTAGCCTTCATCACTAACCGCGTCAAAACAGTCTTTCAAGACTATGGATTTTACAAGGACGAAATAGAAGCTAGCTTGGCTCATGGATGCCATGATATTTATGACACCTTTTGCCGCGTAAAAGCCTTACATGATTTCCGCCAACAGGCCAATAGCCAGTTCAGTTCTCTTTATGAGGTATACAAACGAGCTAAAGGACAATTAAATGGCCATAGAAGTGCGGTCATCTCCACGCAGTGGCTGTTGGAACCGGCAGAGCAAAAATTGAACTCTCTGCTCAACGTTCAGCAACAAGCTTTCAAAGAAGCGTTGTTCAAACGCGACTATAATCAAGCTTACGCTCTTATCGCAACAATCCAGCCGGCTTTAGCTGACTTGTTCGATCAAGTAAAAATCTTAGCCGACGACCCTCAGGTACGAGAAAACCGTTTAGCATTGCTCAAGCGCGTATTTGATCTCTTCGGTGAAATGTTAGATTTTAGCAAGATCCAAGAAAAAAATTCTTAAAGCTAAGAGGTGTTTACAAAATCGGACCGGATTTTGTAAACACCCTCTAAAGAAAAAGGCGGCTAAAGCCACCTTTTTACATTTAACGCAATCCCTCTATGAAAACTCAAGAGAAGGTCTTAACCTAACTTTTCGATTTCACTGTTTACGCTGAAAATTTCATCTTGAACCGCTACCAGCTTGTCGTCAAGCTCTGCGATTTTTTCCCTGTAAAGGTCAATTTTTGGTTGGGTGACTGCCTTTCCTTCGGCTGTGCCGGCATCGTACAGCATCATTTGGGCCTTGAGCTCACTTTCCAACACCTGCTTTTCCCTACTCAGCCTCGCGTGGTTTCTTGTTAAATCACCTATTTGAGCCGTCAACTCATCACCCCTTTTAACAGCCGCCACATCAGCGGCGAGCTTGGAAGCTGTATCGTCCAACGGGACAAAATTTTCCAGCACCTTCTGTGCGTCGGGATCGTCGAAAAAATAATGGATAGCTTTCATGAAATTCCCTAAATCATCCGGATTAAAATTTGTAAATGTAATTTCTCTCTCTTCATCAACACCCCAAGATCCATTCTTGAATGCCCGCTCAGCTTCTTTAAATTCTGGAGCTTGATAAAGGTCTCTATTGATTTTTCCTCCGGTAATTAAAGCTGCAAAAGTATCTTTATCAACCATTTCTTTCACTTGGTTTTTATGTACGATACGATCCATTAAAGCCTGCTTTAAATCATGCTGATTCTGAATATTGTCATTCGGAAGCTCTTGGATAATAGCATTCAGCGCCGCTCCGATAATCGCTGCCCCTTCTTTGGCCGTTGATCCAAAGATTTTCAAGCCAAGACTGACATCCAATAATTTGTTCGTGGCAGCTGATTGGAGCTGCTCAAAATTGACATTGTTTTCTCCAATTAATTGACTCATTGAAACAGCCGATCCCAATTTGGAACCATCAGGTGCCACCTCT
Coding sequences within it:
- a CDS encoding glycine--tRNA ligase codes for the protein MLTFQQFLSTLTSFWEKQGCIIHQGYDVEVGAGTFNPATFLRCLGPEPYRAAYIEPCRRPTDGRYGTNPNRLQHYFQYQVILKPSPLNIQDLYLQSLEALGFNLKEHDIRFVHDDWESPTLGAWGLGWEVWMDGMEITQFTYFQAVGGVELKPITGEITYGIERLAMYLQKVNSIFDLKWNDHLTYGDVYHRNEVEWSHYNFEKASTQMWHRHFEDYEKEAKQLIAEQLPIPAYDFVMKASHAFNLLDARGVISVTERTGYIARIRELARQVAESYIQSREGQGYPLLKRQKQENDLLPHKLSPMPESLLNVHSDDTEDFLLEIGSEELPATFVTIGGQNIEKAVRTLLEKEEIDFERISVYATPRRLAVYVHQLAKGKPSQSIEKKGPPLDQAYHPNGEIKPAGEGFFRSLGLPAPTLKAIQQQKIGGVEIRSLKGISYLFGTLYQEGRATAAILAERLPQLILGLDFPKKMRWADLDLLYARPLHWIIALFGSDVIPMQVGPLSSGRTTYGHRQLAPGPNNLENARDYLKVLRQQSVMADPNERQESILEQLAELEAKNEIKIIERERVIPQVLNLVEWPYLTLSTFQSGFLKAPKEVLISEMVEHQKYFPVVNPDDSLKNLFVITANIVPTEQIRQGNQKVISARLSDGVFLYEEDLKVKLEDFNEKLKKVTFQKELGTVYQKVERIIAHAKVLQKMLNISTPARVERAALLSKADLASNMVYEFPELQGTIGRYYALAQKEEPEIAQAIDEQWMPRGENAPLPESETGTIISLSDKLDNLIGCFSVGLKPTSSSDPYALRRQVLGMIKMLIKGHYALPLKECLLQCIEHFPAEIVKDKKQIVDDLLAFITNRVKTVFQDYGFYKDEIEASLAHGCHDIYDTFCRVKALHDFRQQANSQFSSLYEVYKRAKGQLNGHRSAVISTQWLLEPAEQKLNSLLNVQQQAFKEALFKRDYNQAYALIATIQPALADLFDQVKILADDPQVRENRLALLKRVFDLFGEMLDFSKIQEKNS